A stretch of Ipomoea triloba cultivar NCNSP0323 chromosome 13, ASM357664v1 DNA encodes these proteins:
- the LOC116001555 gene encoding pentatricopeptide repeat-containing protein At4g19220, mitochondrial: MRKLFKVACIFSLARIASPRKISRFLSPFQYNSCYFSQNSILANSLLSINTLPTIFRCSSPVLLHVSAQYASACQAFDKMSQRVAQYPQVSNISHVLELFRLVREKPSFINAKIVHALVIKLGALRHLPTVTSLLMIYSRGGSFSSSMALFSEVVDKDVIVSNAIMTACIENNLFEAVVNFFLEMVEVGNEFDSTSLVILLSALSNMKDLRRSMGVHALCVKAGTLSDSFLSNALLDVYAKCNDLYSSENVFREMEFKDTVSWNSIISGCLYNGHPMMSLLYFKQMVSISEQVDSVSLSCAIAASSCLEELTSGLAIHGLVIKLGYAERGHISVANSLISFYSQYGEVDAAKYVFEEMECKDVITWNSMINGLALNEEVIESFNHLHIMQFIESMKPEATTLVSIISLAADFMLLREGKAVHGYIIRRGMESSLSMMNSLLNMYLSGNNAKKAEHLLRTMPVKDLVTWNTMISGYSQNGCNREAQTLFKKLQGQHLSCSLPTLLGVLSSCDAPQFLQFGKSIHCWHVKLGFENNILAVNSLMYMYIHCGDLVASFELLGEISFTADVDSWNAVISGCTQNNHFGMALEAFNLMRQISRVNHDSITLVSAISACGYLQLVNEGKSIHGLALKTSSGKDIRVQNVLITMYARLADTMSASLVFNLCHDRNMCTWNCMISALAQNNKAKEALALFHSFEFEPDEISLATVLSICTQLGIIRHGKQIHGHVLRSGYFKNSVISSALVDMYSSCGRLDIALLVFEKSPEKSIAAWNSVIAAYGLHSNGRKAIEVFTELIESGMSPTKATFVNLLTACSHSGLVDQGCWYYDHMLTSFGVQPTTDHHVCIVDMLGRSGRLQEAYNFVEDMLSQPESGIWGALLSACNYHGDLKLGKKVADILFSLKPENVGYYVSLSNMYVATGSWKEAVELRDIVQNKKLAKPAAYSLIDVGLG, from the coding sequence ATGAGAAAGCTCTTCAAAGTGGCATGTATTTTTTCCCTTGCAAGAATTGCATCACCAAGAAAAATCTCTCGATTTCTCTCTCCCTTTCAATACAATTCTTGTTATTTTTCCCAAAATTCCATTTTGGCAAATTCCCTTTTATCCATCAACACTCTTCCTACCATTTTCCGTTGTTCGTCGCCTGTTCTTCTGCATGTCTCTGCTCAATATGCCTCTGCCTGCCAAGCATTTGACAAAATGTCACAAAGGGTTGCTCAGTATCCCCAAGTTTCCAACATAAGCCATGTGCTTGAACTCTTTAGGCTTGTTAGGGAGAAGCCAAGTTTTATCAATGCCAAAATAGTACATGCATTAGTGATCAAACTTGGTGCTCTTCGCCATCTACCCACGGTTACTTCTCTGCTTATGATATACTCAAGGGGTGGGAGTTTTAGCTCCTCAATGGCTCTGTTTAGTGAAGTTGTTGATAAGGATGTGATTGTTTCGAATGCTATCATGACTGCTTGCATTGAGAATAATCTATTTGAGGCCGTAGTGAATTTCTTTCTTGAAATGGTTGAAGTAGGGAATGAGTTTGATTCTACCAGTCTTGTTATTCTTCTTTCAGCCTTGAGCAATATGAAAGATTTGAGACGGAGTATGGGAGTTCACGCTTTGTGTGTGAAAGCAGGAACACTTTCAGATTCCTTTTTGAGCAATGCTCTTCTTGATGTCTATGCAAAGTGTAATGATTTGTACTCATCTGAGAATGTTTTCAGAGAAATGGAGTTTAAAGATACGGTTTCATGGAACTCGATCATTAGTGGGTGTTTATATAATGGTCACCCTATGATGTCCTTGTTGTATTTCAAGCAGATGGTCTCTATTTCAGAACAAGTAGATAGTGTGAGCCTTTCGTGTGCTATTGCAGCATCTTCTTGTTTAGAGGAGCTTACAAGTGGCCTAGCAATTCATGGATTGGTTATTAAGCTTGGCTATGCAGAGAGAGGCCATATATCTGTGGCGAACTCTCTCATTTCATTCTATTCTCAATATGGAGAAGTTGATGCTGCAAAATATGTCTTCGAGGAGATGGAGTGTAAGGACGTGATTACATGGAATTCAATGATTAATGGGCTAGCTTTGAATGAGGAGGTTATTGAGTCATTTAATCATCTGCATATAATGCAGTTCATAGAATCTATGAAGCCTGAAGCAACAACTCTGGTCTCCATTATTTCACTCGCAGCAGACTTCATGTTACTAAGAGAAGGAAAAGCAGTTCATGGTTACATCATTAGAAGAGGGATGGAATCCAGTTTATCCATGATGAACTCTCTTCTAAACATGTATTTAAGTGGAAACAACGCCAAGAAAGCTGAACACTTACTCAGAACTATGCCAGTTAAGGATTTAGTCACTTGGAATACTATGATCTCTGGGTACTCCCAAAACGGGTGCAATAGAGAAGCTCAGACTTTATTTAAGAAGCTTCAAGGCCAGCATTTAAGCTGTAGCTTACCAACTCTTCTTGGGGTTCTCTCTTCTTGTGACGCCCCTCAGTTTCTCCAATTCGGGAAATCAATACATTGCTGGCATGTAAAATTGGGATTTGAGAATAATATTCTTGCAGTAAATTCTTTGATGTACATGTATATTCATTGTGGAGATTTAGTAGCTTCTTTCGAATTGCTGGGGGAAATTTCATTTACTGCTGATGTTGATAGTTGGAATGCTGTGATTTCTGGATGCACACAGAACAACCACTTCGGGATGGCTTTAGAGGCATTCAACTTGATGAGGCAAATATCGCGTGTCAACCATGATTCCATTACTCTAGTCAGTGCCATATCAGCTTGTGGATACCTTCAATTGGTAAATGAGGGAAAATCGATTCATGGTCTAGCTCTTAAGACCTCATCAGGTAAAGATATCCGTGTGCAAAATGTCTTAATTACTATGTATGCAAGATTGGCTGACACTATGAGTGCAAGCTTGGTTTTTAACCTTTGCCATGACCGTAATATGTGTACGTGGAATTGCATGATATCTGCTTTAGCTCAGAATAACAAAGCCAAAGAAGCATTGGCACTATTCCATAGTTTCGAATTTGAACCAGACGAGATAAGTCTTGCTACCGTTCTCTCAATTTGCACGCAACTTGGAATAATCAGGCATGGAAAACAGATCCACGGGCATGTCCTCAGGTCTGGGTACTTCAAAAATTCTGTAATCTCTTCTGCTCTTGTTGATATGTATAGCAGCTGTGGCAGGCTAGACATTGCTCTTCTAGTTTTCGAGAAATCACCTGAGAAATCTATTGCGGCTTGGAATTCTGTGATTGCGGCTTATGGGTTACACAGCAATGGTCGGAAAGCGATTGAAGTATTCACTGAACTCATCGAGTCTGGAATGAGCCCAACGAAAGCCACATTCGTTAACCTGTTAACAGCTTGCAGTCATTCAGGCCTCGTCGATCAAGGCTGCTGGTATTACGACCATATGTTAACTAGTTTCGGTGTGCAGCCTACCACTGATCATCACGTCTGCATAGTCGATATGCTAGGCCGATCAGGAAGGCTGCAGGAGGCTTATAATTTTGTCGAGGACATGCTAAGCCAACCCGAATCAGGCATCTGGGGGGCTCTGCTAAGCGCGTGCAACTATCATGGCGATCTCAAGCTGGGGAAAAAAGTGGCAGATATACTCTTTTCTTTAAAACCTGAGAATGTGGGTTACTATGTCTCCTTATCAAATATGTATGTTGCTACTGGGAGCTGGAAAGAAGCTGTGGAATTGAGAGATATAGTTCAGAATAAAAAGTTAGCAAAACCTGCTGCTTACAGTCTTATTGATGTAGGATTGGGATAG
- the LOC116002576 gene encoding ABC transporter E family member 2-like, with amino-acid sequence MSDQRLTRIAIVSSDKCKPKKCRQECKKSCPVVKTGKLCIEVAPASKIAFISEELCIGCGICVKKCPFEAIQIINLPKDLNKDTTHRYGPNTFKLHRLPVPRPGQVLGLVGTNGIGKSTALKVLAGKLKPNLGRFNNPPDWQEILTYFRGSELQNYFTRILEDNLKAIIKPQYVDHIPKAVQGNVGQVLEQKNERDVKTELCLDLELNKVLDRNVGDLSGGELQRFAIAVVAIQNAEIYMFDEPSSYLDVKQRLKAAQVVRSLLRPNSYVIVVEHDLSVLDYLSDFICCLYGKPGAYGVVTLPFSVREGINIFLAGFVPTENLRFRDESLTFKVAETPQESAEEIETYARYKYPTMTKTQGNFKLKVMEGEFTDSQIIVMLGENGTGKTTFIRMLAGLLKPDSVESSDAEIPEFNVSYKPQKISPKSQSSVRHLLHQKIRDSYTHPQFNSDVMKPLQIEQLMDQEVVNLSGGELQRVALALCLGKPADIYLIDEPSAYLDSEQRIVASKVIKRFILHAKKTAFVVEHDFIMATYLADRVIVYEGMPSVDCTANSPQSLLTGMNLFLSHLDITFRRDPTNYRPRINKLESTKDREQKAAGSYYYLDD; translated from the exons ATGTCGGATCAGAGGTTGACGCGTATTGCAATCGTCAGCTCCGACAAGTGCAAGCCCAAGAAGTGCCGTCAGGAATGCAAGAAGAGCTGCCCCGTTGTGAAAACCG GCAAACTTTGTATTGAGGTTGCTCCTGCATCCAAGATTGCTTTCATCTCAGAGGAGTTGTGCATTGGATGTGGTATTTGTGTTAAG aaatgcCCATTTGAAGCAATTCAGATTATAAATCTGCCAAAGGACTTGAACAAGGATACTACCCATCGTTATGGTCCTAATACGTTCAAATTGCACAG ATTGCCAGTTCCAAGACCCGGACAAGTTCTTGGCTTGGTAGGAACAAATGGTATTGGCAAATCAACTGCGCTTAAAGTTTTGGCTGGGAAACTAAAACCGAATTTAGGGCGCTTCAAT AACCCTCCGGATTGGCAGGAGATATTGACTTATTTCCGAGGTTCTGAATTACAGAATTACTTTACTCGTATTTTGGAAGACAATCTAAAG GCTATTATCAAACCTCAATATGTTGACCATATTCCAAAAGCTGTCCAAGGAAATGTGGGGCAAGTCCTTGAACAAAAGAATGAGAGAGATGTCAAAACAGAACTTTGTCTCGATCTTGAATTGAATAAGGTTTTGGACCGTAATGTAGGAGATTTGTCTGGTGGAGAGCTTCAACGATTCGCTATTGCTGTTGTTGCTATACAAAATGCAGAAATTTACATGTTTGATGAACCATCAAGCTATCTTGATGTGAAGCAGAGACTCAAAGCTGCTCAAGTTGTCAGATCTTTGCTCCGACCCAACAG CTATGTAATAGTCGTGGAGCATGATTTGAGTGTTCTTGATTATCTGTCGGATTTCATCTGCTGCCTATATGGGAAGCCTGGGGCATATGGTGTTGTAACCCTTCCATTCTCTGTTAGAGAAGGAATTAACATATTCTTGGCAGGGTTTGTGCCAACAGAAAATCTTCGATTCCGTGACGAATCTCTTACTTTTAAG GTCGCTGAGACCCCACAGGAAAGTGCAGAGGAAATTGAAACATATGCACGGTATAAATACCCTACCATGACAAAGACGCAGGGTAATTTCAAGCTGAAGGTTATGGAAGGTGAATTTACCGACTCTCAGATTATTGTAATGCTTGGTGAGAATGGAACTGGGAAGACAACATTTATCCGCATGCTG GCTGGGTTGCTGAAGCCTGACAGTGTTGAAAGCTCTGATGCGGAGATTCCTGAGTTTAATGTCTCCTACAAGCCACAAAAAATTAGTCCCAAATCTCAATCTTCGGTGAGACATTTGCTACATCAGAAAATACGTGATTCTTATACCCATCCTCAGTTTAACTCAGATGTTATGAAGCCTCTGCAAATTGAGCAATTGATGGATCAAGAAGTTGTGAACTTATCTGGTGGAGAGTTGCAAAGAGTTGCCTTGGCTTTGTGTCTTGGGAAG CCTGCCGATATTTATTTGATTGATGAACCCAGCGCATATCTAGATTCTGAGCAGCGTATCGTTGCTTCGAAAGTTATAAAGAGGTTTATTCTTCATGCAAAGAAGACCGCGTTTGTGGTGGAACATGACTTCATAATGGCAACCTACTTGGCTGACAGAGTGATCGTGTATGAAGGGATGCCATCGGTGGATTGTACAGCAAATTCACCACAGTCATTGTTGACCGGAATGAACCTATTCTTATCT CACCTGGATATTACGTTTAGACGGGATCCAACTAATTATCGCCCAAGAATCAACAAACTTGAGTCAACCAAGGACAGGGAGCAAAAGGCAGCAGGATCATACTATTACCTGGATgattaa
- the LOC116002450 gene encoding glycine-rich protein A3-like has protein sequence MGGGKDKHDESDKGLFSHLGHNPAHYPPGQYPPAPGAYPPQQGYPPAGYPPQAYPPSGYPPQQGYSPQAYPPAGYPGQPHPSASHHSGHGAGMGAMLAGGAAAAAVAYGAHHISHSGHGGSHVPHGVVPGVGGYGHGKFGKHGKHGKFKHGKHGKFKHGKHGKHGGMFGGGKFKKWK, from the exons ATGGGAGGCGGAAAGGATAAGCACGATGAGTCTGATAAGGGGCTGTTTTCTCATCTCGGTCATAATCCTGCTCATTATCCTCCAGGACAGTACCCTCCAGCACCAGGTGCATACCCTCCTCAACAAGGGTATCCACCTGCAGGATATCCTCCTCAGGCATATCCACCTTCTGGATATCCTCCTCAACAAGGGTATTCCCCACAAGCCTACCCCCCTGCAGGTTACCCTGGCCAACCTCACCCATCTGCATCACACCATTCAG GGCATGGAGCTGGTATGGGGGCAATGCTAGCTGGAGGTGCTGCGGCTGCAGCAGTTGCTTATGGTGCTCATCACATTAGCCACAGTGGCCACGGTGGTTCTCATGTACCACATGGTGTTGTACCTGGTGTTGGTGGTTACGGCCATGGAAAATTTGGCAAGCATGGCAAGCACGGCAAGTTCAAACATGGCAAGCACGGCAAGTTCAAACATGGCAAGCATGGAAAGCATGGAGGGATGTTCGGTGGTGGGAAGTTCAAGAAGTGGAAGTGA